A segment of the Fibrobacter sp. genome:
AAGGAACCCGCACTACCGCAGCTTCCAAGATTCTTGAAAACTTTGTGGCTCCCTACACCGCTACCGCCATCGAAAAGCTGGAAGCTGCAGGCGCCATCATCATTGGCAAGACCAACATGGACGAATTCGCCATGGGTTCTTCCAATGAAACCTCTTACTTCGGTCCTGTGAAGAATCCGCTGGACGAATCCCGCGTTCCGGGTGGTTCCTCCGGCGGTTCTGCCGTAGCCGTTGCCAGCGGCACCGTCGCCTGCGCACTTGGCTCCGACACTGGTGGATCTATCCGTCAGCCCGCCGCCTGCACAGGCGTTGTGGGCCTGAAGCCCACCTACGGCCGCGTTTCCCGTTATGGTCTGTTGGCTTACGCCAGCTCCCTGGACCAGATCGGCCCCTTCGGTACCACCGTTAAGGACGCCGCCCTCTTGCTGAACGCCATCGTTGGCGAAGATGCCCACGACAACACCACTAGCACCCGCCCTGCAGAAGACTTTACCGCAAAGCTTGACGCTGGCGTAAAGGGCAAGGTCATCGGCGTTCCCAAGGAATACTTTGGCGACGGTCTGGATGCAGAATGCAAGGCCGCCATCGAAGCCATGCTGAAGAAGCTTGAAGCAGAAGGCGCAACCATCAAGGAAGTGAGCCTTCCCAACATCGGCCACGCAGTGTCCAGCTACTACATCATCGCTACTGCAGAAGCTAGCTCCAACCTCTCCCGCTACGACGGTGTCCGTTACGGTTACCGCAGCAAGGATGCCCGCAAGCTTATCGACCTGTACTCCATGAGCCGCAGCGAAGCCTTCGGTAAGGAAGTCCAGCGCCGTATTCTCCTGGGCAGCTACGTTCTCTCTGCAGGCTTCTACGATGCTTACTACGTTCAGGCACAGAAGGTTCGCCGCCTCATTACCGACGACTTCAACAAGGCCTTCGAAGAATGCGATGTGATTGCCAGCCCCACCATGCCGGGCCTTCCGCTGAAGTGCGGCATGAACGAAAGCGATCCTATGGCAGTTTACCTCAGCGACATCTACACCGTTAGCTTGAACCTGGCCGGTCTCCCCGGCGTTAGCGTTCCTTGCGGTAAGGCCGGCGGCCTCCCCGTTGGTCTGCAGTGGATTGGCAAGCCCTTCCAGGAAGCCGACCTGCTCAGCGTCGCTGCAGCTACTGAACGTTTAAACAAGTAGCAAGCGAGTGTCGCACAGAAGAGCTTGCTCTTCTGTATGACCGAGCGCAGCGATTGACGCCGAAGGCGTTCACAAGTAGTAAGCGAGTGTCGCGTATCCCGCGCGGGTCGCAGCAAGCGCGCAAAACTTTAAAAGACCTGTTCTTCGGAACAGGCCTTTTTTATTTCTACCTTTGCGATTGCGACAAAGATTTTTGAAACAGGAATCCACTTATGAAGAACTTCAAGAACTACATCTTTGACTTGGGCGGCGTTATTGCGGACATCAACACGCAAAGCGCCTTAGATGGTTTTCGTGCCCTCGGGGTTCCTGAAGAAGAACTGCGTTATGACGAAGGTCCGACCGCAAAAATCATGCAGAACTATCAGCTGGGGCTATTGACTACCGATGAATTCTGCGACGCAATTATTGGCAGAAGTGTCGCCTCGACGGAACCGACTCGCCAGCAAGTGGCCGACGCCTGGAATACCATCATCGTTGGCATCCCCCAGCAAAAGATTGACGCCCTCCGCACCCTAAAAAAGCGGGCCAATATTTACCTCTTGAGCAATACCACAGAACTCCACTGGCAGAAATGTCTAGACCTGTGGTTTAACGTCGGCAGCGGAATCTACGGACCAAACAACGTCAACGAATGCTTCCACCACATTTTCCTCAGCCAGGAAATGCACTTGGAAAAGCCCAATCCCGAAATTTTCAAGCAGGTCATCCGTGACATCGCAGTATTCCAAACCCGCGACACAGCCAACCCGACGAACAACTCGCACGACGCTACCAACCCGACGAGCGACACTTATGACGCAGCCACACCAACGATAAACGCATCCAACACCGTCTTCCTGGACGACAACCTAGCCAACGTTCAATCCGCAATGAATTGCGGTATCAGTGGCATTCACGTCACTCCCGACTACGACTGGATTGCGGAACTTTTATAAGTCGTCATGTGGAACCAAAATGAAATTCGAGAAAGACATTCTATACATCTGGGTTGGCGGCAGCTGCGATTACGGCCATAAGGAACGGGCCGGCGGCGGAGCCTACATTGCACAACAGCTCGAAGCCGATTCCAAGGACTGTTCAAACGCAACGACGGTAGATACCTATACCTGCGCAGAATTCAACACCACGGAATTCAAGATGATTTTTGCCGCCATGAATCACGCATTGGAGAAATTCGCCGGGCGTCCAATTGTCTTTCTGTCTAACGTCCAGTACATTATGAACTTTGAAAAAAAGGACCTTGTGGACCTGAAGATTCTCCCTTACCACAAGTATCCTCAGCAGCAACAAGTTCACGAAATGGCCAGTAACGCCATGCGAAAATT
Coding sequences within it:
- the gatA gene encoding Asp-tRNA(Asn)/Glu-tRNA(Gln) amidotransferase subunit GatA — its product is MLTIDELQAKLASGATTSVKLTEEALAKVEATKNLNAYISVLNERALAKAAESDKRRAEGKTLGALDGIPVAVKDNMCLEGTRTTAASKILENFVAPYTATAIEKLEAAGAIIIGKTNMDEFAMGSSNETSYFGPVKNPLDESRVPGGSSGGSAVAVASGTVACALGSDTGGSIRQPAACTGVVGLKPTYGRVSRYGLLAYASSLDQIGPFGTTVKDAALLLNAIVGEDAHDNTTSTRPAEDFTAKLDAGVKGKVIGVPKEYFGDGLDAECKAAIEAMLKKLEAEGATIKEVSLPNIGHAVSSYYIIATAEASSNLSRYDGVRYGYRSKDARKLIDLYSMSRSEAFGKEVQRRILLGSYVLSAGFYDAYYVQAQKVRRLITDDFNKAFEECDVIASPTMPGLPLKCGMNESDPMAVYLSDIYTVSLNLAGLPGVSVPCGKAGGLPVGLQWIGKPFQEADLLSVAAATERLNK